GTCGACGCATCGACACTTTCTGAACCTTCACGGCCTGCGAGAAGATCGTGGGGATCGGCGACCATTGCCGCAAGATTTGAATTAATGGCACATCCGTAATTCGATGATTGAGCACCGTTGAACTGTGCCGCAGATTTTTTCGAAAAGTCAGGGCATTCCGGCACCGACGCCGTCATCCGACTGATGACGACACGGACGTTGCCGGCGGAAATTACTCCCTCGGTGACAGGCGCGCGTTCCTCGACCAACAGGCCATAATGAGCAGCGATTGCAGCAACTGCTGCTCGCCCGCCGTGATCGCCGCCCGGCGAGTCCACGGACAAGCGGTCGCCGTAACGTAGCTTGATCGAGCCAAACCAGCCATTCAGTCGATCGGCATCGTTTGTCGAAAACCGCTCGCCATCGGGGGCAGCGACATCGAATACATAGTCGGTACGATTGACGACAGGCTGGTGGACCGATTCCAGTCCGCGACTTGCGTCCGTTGCGCATGCCGACAGCGAAGCGCTACAGGCAATGATCGCGAGAACAGAAAGTTTGCGCATGATTTTCATCTCCGTATCTCGGGTCAATTGCTGCTGAATCCGGGCGTTGGCGTGCTCTGGGTTGCTGGCTGTCGACTGCTCGGCCCCTGCGGAGCCAGCGACGAAGGGCTAACCTGGCCCAATGGCTGCGCAGGAACCGTTACCGGCGGCGCGAGTGTCGGCTTTGGACGCTGAGTGCCAGATTTGCCGCCAAAATCCTGACCCAG
This genomic stretch from Sphingomonas paeninsulae harbors:
- a CDS encoding CpaD family pilus assembly protein; the encoded protein is MRKLSVLAIIACSASLSACATDASRGLESVHQPVVNRTDYVFDVAAPDGERFSTNDADRLNGWFGSIKLRYGDRLSVDSPGGDHGGRAAVAAIAAHYGLLVEERAPVTEGVISAGNVRVVISRMTASVPECPDFSKKSAAQFNGAQSSNYGCAINSNLAAMVADPHDLLAGREGSESVDASTSTKAIKAYRLAPLTGTAGIKIESSKAGAN